A window of the Desulfotignum phosphitoxidans DSM 13687 genome harbors these coding sequences:
- a CDS encoding TIGR01777 family oxidoreductase, translating to MKVFSRKSHIPVPVARLFAWHARDGAIQRLTPPWAPMALKWRQGSGIDKGVRVGFDMRVLGIPMTWEAEHIDYYENRMFKDRQIKGPFARWEHTHLFAPDRGQGSAMTDQVAYELPGGWLSAPFDRRVQKELARMFDYRHRVLAHDLIHYADQCRPMRILISGASGSIGSALVPFLRTCGHKVICLVRHNGPLADDDVFWDPYNDIPDMASIGRVDAVINLNGKDISRGKWTDGQKQAIMDSRIQPTRLLVKKMLEMDQRPEVFVSASAIGFYGEGADAVFTETDPGGDSFISRVCNEWEQASWPAQAAGIRTVQLRIGVVLTPAGGALARMLPAFAAGCGAKLGKGRQYMSWISMDDTLGGIFHILRNKDIQGPVNLTAPNPVTNQKFTRTLARVLSRPAVFSIPGWLAARLWGEMGKETLLTSARVMPEKLMKTQFTFQYPDLEPALGHLLGRIDS from the coding sequence ATGAAGGTGTTTTCCAGAAAATCACACATCCCGGTGCCGGTGGCCCGCCTGTTTGCCTGGCATGCCAGAGACGGCGCCATCCAGCGCCTGACCCCGCCCTGGGCCCCGATGGCACTCAAATGGCGGCAGGGCAGCGGCATTGACAAAGGGGTGCGTGTGGGCTTTGACATGCGGGTGCTGGGAATTCCCATGACATGGGAAGCCGAGCACATCGATTATTATGAGAACCGGATGTTCAAAGACCGGCAGATCAAAGGGCCGTTTGCCCGCTGGGAGCATACGCATCTGTTTGCGCCAGACAGGGGCCAGGGGTCTGCCATGACGGATCAGGTGGCATATGAGCTGCCCGGGGGATGGTTGAGCGCGCCGTTTGACCGTCGTGTACAAAAAGAACTGGCCCGGATGTTTGATTACCGGCACCGGGTGCTGGCCCATGACCTGATCCATTACGCGGATCAGTGCCGGCCCATGCGGATTCTGATATCCGGCGCATCCGGCAGTATCGGCAGCGCGCTGGTGCCTTTTTTACGTACCTGCGGCCACAAGGTGATTTGCCTGGTCCGGCATAACGGCCCTCTGGCTGACGATGACGTGTTCTGGGATCCGTATAACGATATTCCGGACATGGCATCCATCGGTCGGGTGGATGCAGTGATCAACCTGAACGGCAAGGATATTTCCCGGGGAAAATGGACGGACGGGCAGAAACAGGCCATCATGGATTCCCGGATACAGCCCACCCGGTTGCTGGTAAAAAAGATGCTGGAGATGGATCAGCGGCCTGAAGTGTTTGTTTCCGCGTCGGCCATCGGGTTTTATGGAGAAGGGGCTGATGCCGTGTTCACGGAAACAGATCCTGGGGGGGATTCTTTTATTTCCCGGGTGTGCAACGAGTGGGAACAGGCCTCGTGGCCGGCACAGGCGGCCGGTATCCGGACGGTTCAGCTGCGTATCGGTGTGGTGCTCACCCCGGCCGGCGGGGCCCTGGCCCGGATGCTGCCGGCATTTGCCGCCGGGTGCGGGGCAAAACTTGGGAAAGGCCGCCAGTATATGAGCTGGATTTCCATGGATGACACCCTGGGCGGCATTTTTCATATCCTGAGAAACAAAGACATTCAGGGCCCAGTAAATCTGACGGCACCCAATCCTGTGACCAACCAAAAGTTCACCCGGACACTGGCCCGGGTGTTGTCCCGGCCGGCAGTGTTCAGTATTCCCGGATGGCTGGCCGCACGCCTGTGGGGCGAGATGGGAAAAGAAACCCTGTTGACCAGTGCCCGGGTGATGCCTGAAAAACTGATGAAAACCCAATTTACATTTCAGTATCCTGACCTGGAACCGGCGCTAGGACACCTGTTGGGCCGAATCGATTCATGA